The Osmerus eperlanus chromosome 12, fOsmEpe2.1, whole genome shotgun sequence genome has a segment encoding these proteins:
- the cfap119 gene encoding coiled-coil domain-containing protein 189, whose product MCKDALDFVVNCNCENPISFTNYYPKFIRRFQWEDRAGKMELDGKIKVPHRLKPRVLLWADVSYNDMDEIDNIKAIPELERTLCRVLAVDFSEPRKGVLLELYVHTVLFCRENKFNKEQTSALISIVKNMHQANTETPLNNVDHCFAYCSELLLCHSVRRPPFSINLFSCDQVTHILKYLLNSYIKHFNLYKYIFTPQVRLDLTLCYSGMPDVEDPPTPVLLDTPDAKPVTEQKPETEQEEQLGIEEQVALGTSPEEAGAEGPSHRSELMALIQQEVKQEMVRVSAQLEQQLRASEDKMTSTLASLETSLQGKK is encoded by the exons ATGTGTAAAGATGCACTAGACTTCGTTGTTAATTGTAATTGTGAAAACCCTATTTCATTTACCAATTATTATCCTAAGTTTATTCGCCGTTTTCAGTGGGAAGATAGAGCTGGCAAAATGGAATTGGATGGAAAAATAAAG GTACCCCATCGCTTGAAACCCAGAGTGTTGTTATG GGCTGACGTAAGCTACAATGATATGGACGAAATTGACAACATTAAGGCCATACCAGAACTTGAGAG AACTTTATGCCGTGTTCTGGCTGTGGACTTCTCTGAGCCAAGGAAAGGGGTTCTGCTGGAGCTGTATGTGCACACAGTGCTGTTCTGCAGGGAGAACAAGTTCAACAAGGAACAAACATCTGCTCTGATCTCCATCGTCAAGAACATGCATCAGGCTAACACAG AAACACCGCTCAACAACGTGGACCACTGTTTTGCATACTGCAGTGAACTTCTGCTATGTCACTCGGTCAGG CGACCTCCATTCAGTATTAACCTCTTCAGCTGTGATCAAGTCACCCACATCTTGAAGTACCTCCTCAACTCCTATATAAAACACTTTAATCTCTACAAATATATATTCACCCCTCAG GTGCGCCTGGACCTGACCTTGTGTTACTCTGGGATGCCGGATGTagaagacccccccacccctgtgtTATTAG ATACGCCAGATGCAAAACCTGTGACAGAACAGAAGCCAGAGACTGAACAAGAGGAGCAGCTGGGCATCGAAGAGCAAGTCGCTCTGGGAACATCACcagaggaggctggggcag AGGGTCCATCCCATAGGTCAGAGCTCATGGCCCTCATCCAGCAGGAGGTCAAGCAGGAGATGGTGAGAGTGTCTGCCCAACTGGAGCAACAGCTGAGGGCCAGTGAAGATAAGATGACCAGCACCCTGGCTTCGCTGGAGACCAGCCTGCAGGGCAAAAAGTAA
- the phkg2 gene encoding phosphorylase b kinase gamma catalytic chain, liver/testis isoform isoform X2 produces MTRDIVIGDELPDWVGAKEFYQKYDPKEVIGRGVSSVVRRCVHKYTGQELAVKIIEITAEKMTAQQLEEVKTSTLKEIQVLNTVKGHSSIITLIDCYESTTFIFLVFDLMKRGELFDYLTEKVTLSEKETRCMMRALLEAVQYLHSLNIVHRDLKPENVLLDDQGHIKLSDFGFSVVLEPGEKLRELCGTPGYLAPEILKCSMDEMHPGYGKEVDLWACGVILFTLLAGSPPFWHRKQLLMLRVIMEGRYQFNSPEWDDRSDTVKDLVRLPVCQTVPVLMLRSDARLKGCSSHSPHEAARVPKDQNDYSHSSDKIVVLLPSKEQRNRDLYF; encoded by the exons ATGACCCGAGATATTGTGATTGGAGATGAATTACCAGATTGGGTGGGGGCCAAGGAGTTCTATCAGAAGTATGATCCCAAGGAGGTGATAGGCAG AGGGGTGAGCAGTGTGGTGCGCAGATGTGTGCACAAATATACAGGACAGGAGCTGGCTGTGAAGATTATAGAGATCACAGCAGAGAAGATGACAGCACAGCaactggaggaggtgaagacctCTACTCTAAAGGAGATTCAAGTCCTCAACACTGTGAAAGGACATTCCTCTATAA TCACTCTTATTGATTGCTACGAGTCAACTACCTTCATATTTTTGGTGTTTGATCT gATGAAAAGGGGGGAGCTTTTTGACTACCTCACAGAAAAGGTCACTCTAAGTGAAAAGGAGACCAG GTGTATGATGCGAGCCCTCCTGGAAGCTGTCCAATACCTTCACTCACTTAACATAGTCCACCGAGACCTCAAACCTGAAAACGTTCTTCTAGATGACCAAGGACACATCAAGCTGTCTGACTTTGGATTCTCTGTCGTACTTGAGCCAGGAGAGAAACTTAGAG AGCTGTGTGGAACACCAGGTTACCTTGCACCGGAAATATTGAAATGCTCCATGGATGAGATGCATCCAGGATATGGAAAGGAAGTTGACCT CTGGGCATGCGGGGTGATCCTGTTCACCTTGCTGGCGGGCTCGCCTCCGTTCTGGCACAGGAAACAGCTGCTGATGCTCAGGGTGATCATGGAGGGCCGCTACCAGTTCAACTCCCCGGAGTGGGACGACAGGTCGGACACCGTCAAAGACCTGGTGAGACTTCCTGTGTGTCAGACGGTTCCTGTCTTGATGCTGCGTTCAGACG CCAGGTTGAAGGGCTGTAGTAGTCACAGTCCACATGAGGCTGCTCGTGTACCAAAGGATCAGAATGACTACAGTCACAGTAGTGATAAGATAGTAGTGTTATTGCCAAGTAAAGAGCAACGGAATAGAGACCTATACTTTTGA
- the LOC134031131 gene encoding interleukin-21 receptor has protein sequence MRLHLAFLLVSLHMVCLHGLSPEQAVDYSLSCLTDYQYTINCSLSVISKEAHTFNHTYWLTFLQNHEDLYNCSLAWNYSNYSCSFDTLLQNHQDDDYSIPFRDMDIFKITLYINRDGDISSRLLDDDFKPVEHIKPKTPCHLLVHWSSDQYHFTWESNYEDNPYVYLTDGLMFELSYQSVNHQDKVVTLPSTIMNMTLDDSHFEAETVYAVRVRSSPNQGYYHGQWSEWSSEVNWKTHRKHEPAGNTVMSLLDGNVIIPLCVLGPMLLFLCYIPVVKMRRNTFIPTPEPYFNSLYSECKGDFKSWVVTPSSDGDFKAEETLKIDTLTDTILDKITLSPSPGRGPSCDSPITSVSEAAVLGSPPAVNPRPPLPSSSSLVKSASLISDMTCALEIDSGCWRCSAVSLEREVHLYTNEYCILSDTLGTARKAQEVVGAEDQRSECYFNETTDCVYQFDY, from the exons ATGAGGCTCCACCTGGCATTTCTCTTGGTGTCTCTCCATATGGTCTGTCTGCACGGACTTTCTCCTGAACAAG CAGTGGACTACAGTCTTAGCTGTCTGACTGACTACCAGTACACCATAAACTGCTCACTCAGTGTGATATCGAAAGAGGCCCACACGTTTAACCACACATACTGGCTGACGTTTCTCCAAAATCACGA ggaTCTGTATAACTGTAGCCTGGCATGGAACTACAGCAATTACTCCTGTTCATTTGACACATTACTTCAAAATCATCAAGACGACGATTACAGTATTCCCTTCAGGGACATGGATATCTTTAAAATCACGCTCTACATCAACAGAGATGGGGACATCAGCTCTAGGCTGCTGGATGATGATTTCAAGCCTGTGGAACACA TAAAGCCTAAAACACCTTGCCACCTCTTAGTCCACTGGAGCTCCGATCAGTACCACTTCACATGGGAGAGCAACTATGAAGATAACCCATATGTCTATCTAACTGACGGCCTCATGTTTGAGCTAAGCTATCAAAGTGTGAACCACCAAGACAAG GTTGTCACTCTCCCCTCGACCATCATGAACATGACGTTGGACGACTCCCACTTTGAAGCAGAAACTGTGTACGCAGTTAGAGTGAGGTCAAGCCCCAATCAGGGATACTACCACGGGCAATGGAGTGAATGGAGCTCAGAAGTTAACTGGAAAACCCACAGAAAACATG AGCCCGCCGGGAACACCGTCATGTCCTTGTTGGACGGTAACGTTATAATCCCGCTTTGTGTCCTGGGTCCAATGTTGCTATTCCTGTGCTACATCCCTGTTGTGAA GATGAGGAGAAATACTTTCATCCCAACTCCAGAACCATATTTCAATTCACTATACAGCGAATGTAAGGGGGATTTCAAG AGCTGGGTTGTGACACCCAGCAGTGACGGCGACTTCAAGGCAGAGGAAACCTTAAAGATCGACACCCTAACCGACACCATCCTGGACAAGATCACCCTCTCCCCGTCCCCGGGCCGAGGCCCTTCCTGTGACAGCCCCATCACGTCCGTCTCAGAGGCAGCTGTCCTGGGCAGCCCTCCAGCCGTGAACCCCAggcccccccttccttcctccagcAGCCTGGTGAAGAGCGCATCACTCATCTCTGACATGACGTGTGCCCTGGAGATAGACTCTGGATGCTGGCGCTGCAGTGCTGTGTCCCTGGAGCGGGAAGTCCACCTATACACCAACGAGTACTGCATCCTGTCTGACACGCTCGGGACAGCCAGGAAGGCacaggaggtggtgggggccgAGGACCAGCGATCTGAGTGTTACTTTAACGAGACGACAGATTGTGTCTACCAGTTTGACTACTGA
- the ube2ib gene encoding SUMO-conjugating enzyme UBC9-A yields the protein MSGIALSRLAQERKAWRKDHPFGFVAVPTKNPDGTMNLMNWECAIPGKKGTPWEGGLFKLRMLFKDDYPSSPPKCKFEPPLFHPNVYPSGTVCLSILEEDKDWRPAITIKQILLGIQELLNEPNIQDPAQAEAYTIYCQNRVEYEKRVRAQAKKFSPS from the exons ATGTCTGGCATTGCGTTGAGCCGGCTCGCCCAGGAACGCAAAGCGTGGCGGAAAGACCATCCTTTT GGATTTGTAGCTGTACCAACAAAAAACCCAGATGGAACGATGAACTTGATGAATTGGGAATGTGCTATTCCTGGGAAGAAAGGG ACTCCATGGGAAGGAGGCTTGTTCAAACTGCGCATGCTGTTTAAGGATGACTACCCTTCCTCGCCCCCCAAAT GTAAATTTGAGCCTCCCCTGTTCCATCCCAACGTGTACCCCTCGGGCACCGTCTGCCTGTCTATTCTGGAGGAAGACAAGGACTGGAGGCCAGCCATCACCATCAAACAG ATCCTATTAGGTATCCAGGAACTTCTAAATGAGCCTAATATCCAGGATCCAGCTCAAGCAGAGGCATACACAATTTACTG CCAAAACAGAGTAGAATATGAAAAAAGAGTTCGAGCACAGGCCAAAAAGTTCTCCCCGTCGTAA
- the phkg2 gene encoding phosphorylase b kinase gamma catalytic chain, liver/testis isoform isoform X1: protein MTRDIVIGDELPDWVGAKEFYQKYDPKEVIGRGVSSVVRRCVHKYTGQELAVKIIEITAEKMTAQQLEEVKTSTLKEIQVLNTVKGHSSIITLIDCYESTTFIFLVFDLMKRGELFDYLTEKVTLSEKETRCMMRALLEAVQYLHSLNIVHRDLKPENVLLDDQGHIKLSDFGFSVVLEPGEKLRELCGTPGYLAPEILKCSMDEMHPGYGKEVDLWACGVILFTLLAGSPPFWHRKQLLMLRVIMEGRYQFNSPEWDDRSDTVKDLISRLLVVDPALRLTAEQALAHSFFRQYQKDDVRLFSPRKTFRVLILSVLACIRMYCRYRRSRPLTREVLARDPYSLRGVRKLIDGCAFRIYGHWVKKGEEQNRAALFQNTSKIMLLGLEDFET, encoded by the exons ATGACCCGAGATATTGTGATTGGAGATGAATTACCAGATTGGGTGGGGGCCAAGGAGTTCTATCAGAAGTATGATCCCAAGGAGGTGATAGGCAG AGGGGTGAGCAGTGTGGTGCGCAGATGTGTGCACAAATATACAGGACAGGAGCTGGCTGTGAAGATTATAGAGATCACAGCAGAGAAGATGACAGCACAGCaactggaggaggtgaagacctCTACTCTAAAGGAGATTCAAGTCCTCAACACTGTGAAAGGACATTCCTCTATAA TCACTCTTATTGATTGCTACGAGTCAACTACCTTCATATTTTTGGTGTTTGATCT gATGAAAAGGGGGGAGCTTTTTGACTACCTCACAGAAAAGGTCACTCTAAGTGAAAAGGAGACCAG GTGTATGATGCGAGCCCTCCTGGAAGCTGTCCAATACCTTCACTCACTTAACATAGTCCACCGAGACCTCAAACCTGAAAACGTTCTTCTAGATGACCAAGGACACATCAAGCTGTCTGACTTTGGATTCTCTGTCGTACTTGAGCCAGGAGAGAAACTTAGAG AGCTGTGTGGAACACCAGGTTACCTTGCACCGGAAATATTGAAATGCTCCATGGATGAGATGCATCCAGGATATGGAAAGGAAGTTGACCT CTGGGCATGCGGGGTGATCCTGTTCACCTTGCTGGCGGGCTCGCCTCCGTTCTGGCACAGGAAACAGCTGCTGATGCTCAGGGTGATCATGGAGGGCCGCTACCAGTTCAACTCCCCGGAGTGGGACGACAGGTCGGACACCGTCAAAGACCTG ATATCCAGGCTCCTGGTTGTGGACCCAGCTCTGCGTCTTACTGCTGAGCAGGCCTTGGCCCATTCCTTCTTCAGGCAGTACCAAAAGGACGATGTGCGGCTCTTCAGTCCCAGGAAGACATTCAGG gTGCTGATCCTGAGCGTGCTGGCTTGTATCAGGATGTACTGTCGCTACCGCAGGAGCAGGCCGCTCACGCGGGAGGTCCTGGCCAGGGACCCGTACTCCTTACGGGGCGTACGCAAACTTATCGACGGCTGCGCCTTCCGGATCTACGGCCACTGGgtgaagaagggggaggagcagaaCCGAGCTGCGCTGTTCCAGAACACCTCTAAGATAATGCTGCTGGGTTTGGAGGACTTTGAAACCTAA
- the si:dkey-220f10.4 gene encoding tubby protein homolog, with product MEEPDLRQQKLDNQRSLLMKKQQRRRADAQMVTANRDARPKKSKQKSGGADDTALLISQSQSNNSLNDSQVEHAHDNPLEEISLGELSIQTNGASEEMTPEKPIITKTMDLEMDSQPKPKYDLENGEQVEEKKTKKKGVKKGATKQLEQTEDEEGQGEKDKREKEKEKKEKKTKKKDKVKGPASDSKDKGARADDSHTEPECPVIQIDSVMEFPKLNMPMDRDDEEGRDWSKSPIPSTPRKKQLNTSRCQISDNESRDDEILEREKTPRKIKKGEKTKTNLASLNTNSRQQSSSDNDSIGRSSPLSVEDLEQFSLRPAPRDTTIQCRITRDRRGVEKGMYPTYYLHMEKEDGKRVFLMAGRKRKKCKTSNYLISIDPTDLSRDTNSYIGKLRSNVLGTKFTVYDGGENPDKKPFIKESESVRQELAAICYERNVLGFKGPRKMIVIIPGMMDNDERVCIRPKSDIESLLTRYENGNTENLVNLMNKSPSWNEQTQSYVLNFHGRVTQASVKNFQIVHPDNEDYIVMQFGRVAEDVFSMDYSFPMCALQAFAITLSSFDGKLACE from the exons ATGGAGGAGCCTGATTTACGTCAACAAAAGCTGGACAATCAG CGCTCCCTTCTGATGAAGAAACAGCAGAGGAGGCGGGCTGATGCCCAAATGGTCACAGCCAATCGAGACGCTCGGCCCAAGAAGAGCAAGCAGAAGTCTGGTGGGGCTGATGACACGGCACTGTTGATTAGCCAATCCCAGAGCAACAACTCCTTGAATG ACTCACAGGTTGAACATGCCCATGACAACCCACTGGAAGAAATCAGCCTAGGAGAACTTAGTATCCAAACAAATGGAGCCTCAGAGGAGATGACACCAGAGAAGCCCATCATTACCAAGACCATGGACCTAGAAATGGACTCACAGCCCAAACCCAAATATGACCTAGAAAATGGTGAACAAGTAGAGGAAAAGAAGACCAAGAAGAAAGGAGTTAAAAAAGGGGCAACTAAAC AGTTGGAACAGACTGAGGATGAAGAAGGACAAGGAGAGAAGGacaagagggaaaaagagaaagagaagaaagaaaagaagaccAAGAAAAAGGACAAAGTGAAAGGACCAGCCTCTGACAGTAAAGACAAAGGAGCCAGAGCTgatgactcacacacagagccag AATGTCCAGTCATTCAGATAGATTCAGTCATGGAGTTTCCCAAATTAAACATGCCGATGGACAGagatgatgaggaggggagggactggTCGAAAAGCCCTATTCCCTCGACACCCAGAAAGAAACAACTCAACACAT CAAGGTGCCAAATAAGCGACAATGAGAGCAGGGATGATGAAATTctcgagagagaaaaaacaccaAGAAAGATTAAAAAAGGGGAGAAAACCAAGACCAACCTGGCATCCCTCAACACCAACTCCAGGCAACAGTCCTCCTCAGACAATGACTCAATTGGAAGA tcctctcccctctcagtgGAGGACCTGGAACAGTTTTCCCTGCGTCCTGCCCCCAGGGATACAACCATTCAGTGTAGGATCACACGTGATCGGAGGGGTGTGGAGAAGGGGATGTATCCCACCTACTACCTCCACATGGAGAAGGAAGATGGCAAGAGG GTTTTCTTAATGGCAGGCAGGAAGAGAAAAAAGTGCAAAACTTCCAATTACCTCATCTCCATCGATCCCACAGATCTGTCTAGAGATACTAACAGTTACATTGGCAAATTAAG ATCCAATGTTTTGGGCACGAAGTTCACCGTATACGACGGTGGAGAGAACCCAGACAAGAAGCCCTTCATCAAAGAGAGCGAATCAGTCCGTCAAGAGCTGGCTGCCATCTGCTAC GAGAGGAATGTTCTTGGATTTAAGGGCCCAAGGAAAATGATTGTGATCATTCCTGGCATGATGGACAATGATGAAAGAGTGTGCATTCGTCCAAAAAGC GATATAGAATCTCTGCTGACCCGCTATGAGAATGGGAATACTGAAAACCTGGTCAACCTGATGAACAAGTCACCCAGCTGGAATGAGCAGACCCAGTCCTATGTGCTCAATTTCCATGGGCGCGTCACTCAGGCCTCAGTCAAAAACTTTCAGATCGTCCACCCCGACAACG AGGACTACATAGTGATGCAGTTTGGCCGCGTGGCCGAGGATGTGTTCTCTATGGACTACAGCTTCCCCATGTGTGCCCTCCAAGCCTTTGCCATCACTCTGTCCTCCTTCGATGGCAAACTGGCCTGCGAGTGA